TGTCTGGTTGCCTGTCTCCCCAGTCAGGGACTTTTGAGGGGAAATGGGTCTACCCTGGCACTGGTCCCACCCTATGCCAAATGACTTACCCCTTCCCCCAGCCTTTGTGGCTTCCCACCCTTCTACTCCAACACGGGCCAGGCCATCTCCCCAGGGATGAAGAGAAGGATCCGCCTGGGCCAGTATGGCTTCCCCAATCCTGAGTGGTCAGAGGTCTCTGAGGATGGTGAGTGAACCTCTCTGTCCCAGCCTGGCCCCTGCAGCTTTCATTCTGGGAAACATCACTTTGGTGTCAAACTGACCTGTGTTCAAATCTTGGCTCCCCCTCTTCCCAGCTATGGGATCCTAGGCAAGTCCCCTAACcttcttgagcctcagtttctacatctgtcAAACAGGCTCAAAACTTGCTTCCTCAAAACTCCCTCTAACTCCTATTCCTCATTCATATTTTCCCTTCTGAGGACCACAAACAAGGCTGCCCTGTATGAGTTATCTACTGCTGCTTAACCAGTTATCCTGGACACTTAGTGCTTCAAAACAAGAAATAGTTGTTAGCTCACTCTTTCTGTGGGTTGGGAATTTGGGAGCACATGCAGCCCCTGCCTCAGCAGAGCTTGTGGTCTATGGGGAAGGGTGGAGGGGCTGGCTCTGAGGAACTCTGCAACCtcacctctcccctctcttccctggCCTCCCTAGCCAAGCAGCTGATCCGCCTCCTGTTGAAGACGGACCCCACAGAGAGGCTGACCATCACTCAGTTTATGAACCACCCCTGGATCAACGTgagcccctcctcctcccatgGCAGGCAGGGTGTCCAGCCGGAGTGGGACTGCCGGGCAGGAGGGTGGTGGCTCTGCTTTGAGGCCCCAGTACAGGGCTGGAATGGGCCCATGCGCACAGGTAGATAGTAGGGCCTCACCTACAACCTGGCTTTGCCACTGCCCCATTGAGGGTCCTTCCGCACCCCAAGCCTTAGTTTTCCCATCTGAGACTCGGAGAAGGGGATGGAGTTGGGGGAACCAGTGCTGTCCCAGGTGCCTCCAGTTTCTAATCCATGGGCATGGGGCTCCTTCCAGCAATCGATGGTGGTGCCACAGACCCCACTCCACACGGCCCGAGTGCTGCAGGAAGACAAAGACCACTGGGACGAAGTCAAGGTGGGTGGGCTCTGCCTCAGTCTCACTACAGGTGCCAGGATTTGGGCAAAAGGGACTTCAGGGGGGTGGCTACCCAGAGTCTGGGGTCTTTGGCCCCTTTCTATGCCTGGAGGACAGGATGTCAGTGACTGTCACAGTGGTCCAACCATGGCACTCCAAGGATTGGGCCTCACTACCCCATTCAGTGTGGTGCTCCTGGTGTACTTTCTCAATGAAACAGGGCTTTGGTACCAAGCTTGAATGATGACCTCTCTTATAACCAACAACATTTGGGAGGGTGGTCAGCCTGGTTTAGACCCAGCAGAGGCCACATTTGAATATATGGGGTAGCAGCTCCAGTGGCACAAACTCCACGCCCCAGTGTGCTGGTTGCCCAGCGAGATGGCATTCTCTGAAGGTCTTGTGGTTCTGTGGTGGAAGTGGTTTAGTTCACTATCCCACTTACCCTTGGTGTGGTCCCAGGGAATAACTCTCCTTTTGTGCCTTTGTGAAGAAGCTCAGTGTCTGCCACTGAGGACTGTAGTGCGGTCCCTCATGTGATGCAAAGGGCTTGGCccagtgctgggcacacagtgggCACAGAAGCAGCACAGGCTGTCACTGACACTGTTAAGGGGCTGCCCAGGCAGGGGGTGATAGTTCCTAACGTCAGTACATCCTGACCTCTTAGTGCCCCCCATCCTGTCTGTCCCCAGGAGGAGATGACCAGTGCCTTAGCCACTATGCGGGTGGACTACGATCAGGTGAAGATCAAGGACCTGAAGACCTCTAACAACCGGCTCCTCaacaagaggagaaaaaagcAGGCAGGCAGCTCCTCTGCCTCTCAGGGCTGCAACAACCAGTAGCTCATGGGACCttggaggagcctggcctctcagCCTGCATGACAGACTGGAATGTGCTGAGGCCCTGGCCAGGAGGGCCCAGGGTCATTCTTTTAACAAAAGgattattttgttgtgttttaattTGTCACTTGGAACTTCAGGATGGAGGACCCTGACCCTAAACCTCCTTCAGATCTCTGGCCCAGGCTCAAGCCCTAGAGACGGGCAGGGCCTAGGGGCTGGGAGCTGCCTGCTGCCATAGCAGCACctttagccaggatggcctgAGTGAGGCCTCTGTGCTGTCCTGCCCTGGTCCATGGCCTTAGCTTTCTAGGCCACTGGGAGTTGTGGCTGGGCTTCCCATCTTCCATGTCTTCCACAGAGACATCCCCCTGCGGGGTGGGCAGATGGGCCTGGCCTTGAGAAAGGCATTGGCCATTGGTTGCCATGGTGACCAGGGACCACATTGCTGCCTGTGAATGCTGAGTGAGCGAGTAAGGGAGGAGGGGCAACTAAGGGTTCACCTCTGCCTTCTTGGGGAGGCTGATTTCTCGCACACTGGCTGGCCCTCTCAGTCTCACTCCTCCTTGGGCTCCCTGAGGCTGCTGGATCtggtctgcctgcctccctgTGCAGTCCGGCCCTGCCTTGCTGCAGCCCAGCCCAGAGGGAACACAGCACTCTCCCCTGAGGGAGTCCCTGGGCCTAGCTATCCCCTCACTACTCCCTACCCAAATGGTGGCTTTTCATCTGAACTTAAGGTGGGggatatttttaacctttttccaCTTTGGAAAATGTCACTGTGAGAAAAGCCAGTATACTTCCCCTGCACCCATCTGCTCACCAGATCTCAGGCAGGAAAGCCTCTCTCTGTTGATGTGAGGGGCTATCTTTTGGTGAACTTATGTGAAAGTGGCTGGTTGGGAGCAGGGCCAAGAGGCTTCCCATTAACCTGAGGTCTCTTTCTTTACTCTGGGTCAGACCTGAGGTTGGGGAAGGCGACCGAGCCATGCTCAGAACATCTGGTCCTGGCTTGGGCCTGAGTGGGGCAGAGAGGGCCTTTCCTGGCTGATCAGGACTTACCAGCCCCACCCCACCATGGTAGCCTCAGGGTGCCGAGTGCCTGATGCTGCCTGACAAGTGCCTGACACCCAGCCTAGTTCCTTCCTGGCCCCTCTCTCACTGGCTGGAAAACCCTAGACCATGTCAGATAGGACAACACTGCTGGATTTTACATCCAGATAGTAATAAACACCATTTCATCATTTTCTCCTGGCTCCTAGGTTTACTTTTTGTCTACAGGGATGGACAAAAGTGGCCCAAGGGCAGCTTCTCAGACCCACTAGTGATTTCACCCCAGCTGGAGGGGGTGCCTCAGGCCTGGTAAGCATGCCATGCTAACTCCAAGGCCACTGAGTCCTCGCTAGGCGTAGAAAGGTCAGAAGAGCTGAGGGATGACAGCTGCCACATGCCCCCAGCTCTGTGCCGCCCCTGTGCAGTGTGTGTGACACCTACCCCCGGTCCTGTGTGTGCCAGTGTCTGCCCACAGTGGCCACCCCCAGCTGCGTGCCAGCCTGCTGAAGGGCGGGCAGAGTGCCTGCTGCAGCGCTGAGCTATTTTCAGAAACTGCCAGATTTCATTTGGCAGTGAGAATATcgaggaggggagggggcggcATGCTGCAAGACTGTCTTTTGACTACTCCAGTAACAGAGCACTCTTACCCCTCAGGAGCCCTTGCGGGCAGCCTCAAGGAGGGCTCTAACTGTGGCATTTCTCTCCCAGCTCCTATCTTGAAACTCCCAGTTTTCCAAGAGCTCATCTGCTGCCTGCAGCGCTCGCTCCTCCACCCCGCTTCCTTCAGGGCGTGGGGGAGGGTGCAGAGCTGCTGGAAAGCAGGGGACAGGCAAACACGCCTGAGATGTTCTGCTGCTTCCCAGCCTGGTGACCTTGGGCAGctttcttggcctcagtttcctcagctgtgtccTGGTGATGATAGTGCCCATCTCATGGAGTTGTGTGGGGGATTTGAGCAGATGATGTGTGTGAAGTACTTAGTGAGGTGCCAGGTGCGTGGCTTATGCCCCACAGTCATTAGCTACTCTAACATCCTTAGtcatcaggaaggaaggaagtatcTAGAGTTACATCTAGAGTATCTAGAAGTCTCTAGAAgaaaaagcagccccaaatctaCCTCAGGAAGGAGAGAATATCTAGAGTTATATCTAGAGTATCTAGAAGTCTCTAGACTTCTACCTCAGGAAATTTCTATCCAGACAATCAGGCCTTCCTCACCCATGGGGTTTTATTTCCAGAGCAGCATCATGTGGGCCTCCTGGGCCTTGGTTCCAGTACTGGGCTTCCAGGAGGGTGGCCAGGTAAGTTCAAGAGACCCCATGGAGCCTGTGGTTCAGCCCAGCCTTCCTAGTGTACTCTACATCTGGAGGAATGCTGGCCAGATGCAAAGGCAGACGTAGTCCATCTAGTCACAAAGCTGTGGAGGCACAGATGGCCTCCCTCGCTTGGCTGCCAAGCATCCAGTGTACCTGAGATGCTGTGCTGGGTACaaggaaggctgcagtgagaactTCAGACAGGGGGCTCACCTCAAGGTGTTTACATTCATGTGGGAGAAGGTGAAAACATCACATGTTGAAAATGttaaattggccaggcgtggtgactcacgcctataatcccagcactttgggaggccaaggcgggcagatcatggagtcaggagatcaagaccatcctggccaatgtggtgaaaccctgtctctactaaaatacaaaaagttagccaggcgttgtggcaggtgcctgtaatcccagctacttgggaggctgaggcacgagaaacacttgaaccctggaggcacaggttgtggtgagccgaggtcacgccactgcactccaacctggggacagagcaagagtccatttcaaaaaaaaaaaaaaaatgtttaatcaagGTCTTGATATGGTCTGTGATGGAAGAACATGGCTCCAGGAGAAGGAGGTGTCATGGGACAGTTTGAGCCAAAGAGAGAATGTATGCATCCCAGTGCTGGGAAAGGTACCTAGGTGCCTGATAGGATACAGGGTTACAGGCAGAAGTGCAGGGACCAGGGCCTCAGGGACAGAGGGACTCCCTGCTCTAGGACTTCTGTCTGCCACTCCTCTCTGCCAGTCTGTGCTTCTCCCTGGGGCTGGCCTTGATCCTCTGCCTGCACtagtggtttgttttgttttgttttttgttttttgagacggagtctcaccctgtcgcccaggaatgcagtggtgccatcttggttcactgcaacctccgcctcccgggttcaagcgattctgctgccccagcctcccaagtagctgggattacaggtgtgcgccactacacccagctaatttttgtatttttagtagagatggggtttcactatattggtcaggctggtcttgaactcttgacctcgtgatctgcccgccttggcctcccaaagtgctgggattacaggcgtgagcgaccgcgcccagtcttttttttttttttttttttttttttttaaaaaaaaaaacctccacagCTCTGGCAAAACCAGAGCTGCAGAAGTCCTAGCTGGGGAGGTCATCTGCTCAGGTGTCCACATGTCAGTTTCAGGGGAGGGTTCTTATTGGTCACATTTGGCCCCTTGCTGTTGTTGGGGAGAGGGTAGGGCCCCTCCTGTAACTAGGTGGGGAGGGGTGCCCTAGAGGCATTTAGCAGAGGAGCAGATGGAAGGGTTGCCTCATTATCTCCCACATCTTTTTGGCCACTTCCAAGAGCCTATGAGGAGCCTGATCCAGCTGCTagcccagcccagggcctggctccGTGATCTCCAGCATCAGGTGTTGCTCTTACAAGCCAGGACCGGGAGGCTGGATGCCTGGCCAAGTCACACTCCTTTTTGGGCCTCAGTGTGGCTGTCCATGAAATGGGCGCAAATCTCTGACAATCAGCTAGTATTAGGTGAGCTAAGAAGCCAAGTGGCCACTTGTTCTCATCAGCGAGTCCAGACGCACAGGCATTTGCATGGGCTCTATGATAGCTTCCCTGGCAGCTTTCGGTAAGGAATTCCATAagaagctacttgggaggctgaggcaggaggatagcttgaacccaggagcttgaagttatagtgagccatgattgtaccactgcattccagcctgggcaacagagcgagactctgtctctcaaaaaaaaaaaaaaaaaaaaaatggcagcacgcggtggctcatgcctgtaatcccagcactttgggaggccgaggcgggtggatcacgaggtcaggagattgagaccatcctggctaacatggtgaaaccccgtctctactaaaaatacgaaaaattagctgggtgtggtggcgggcgcctgtagtcccagctactcgggaggctgaggcaggagaacagtgtgaacctgggaggcggagcttgtagtgagccgagatcctgccactgcactccagcctgggcaacagagccagactctgtctcaaaaaaaaaaaaaaaaaaaaagccataagctatatacacacgtgtgcacGTGCATGCGTGCGTGTGTAACATCTCTTCCCAGTGATGTTCCCCTGACCTGGCCAACCGCCCTGATTCTGTCCTCCAAACCTGATGCTGGCTGGCTTCCAATAGCCTGGCTCATTGCTATTCTACACCAGCCCCTCTCTGCCCTCAATTCAGCCCCTTCACTGCAGTGTCAGAATTGAGCCTCAAAATGCAGCCTGCTACAGCCTCTGCAGGGGTCTCCATGCTTCCAAGCCTGCTTGAAACTTTCTTTCTGGCTGGCATGGGGAAGGGGGGAGGGCAGGCTGTGTGTGGCTGTCACCAGACCTGGCCGCCTTGGGCCTGGCTGCTTTGGGCCGAGTCTTTGCATCCGTCGTGGGTCCTCATGGCTGCCCACAACGGATGCCAGCAGGgtaaaattcttcattttgtcATACTGAGCAGCCAGCATGCTTAACCAGCAGGCAGGGAAGGGTCTGGCAAGCCCACCTCCCCTGCTGTGTGTGGGATGGAGTGGGGTTGTCTAGAGCCAGGAGACATGAGCTTTGGTTTACATGAGGCCTTGAGCAAGGCAGTTCTTATTTTTGAGGTTGTCCATCAGTAAAGTGAGAGACTGAATTAACAGGACCAGATTATTCCAGCATCCTTGACAGACATATCACTACCAGTTGATGGATTGTGAGGAATGTTCTATGTTCAAGCAGATCATGCAtttttccaagcctcagttttcttatctgttagCATAATTCTCACAAGGATGGGGCAGGGCTGCAATAAAGACAGGGAGAGGGATGGCTCAGCCCAAAGGCCTTGGTCACCAGCATAGCCCAAGCGTCTGCTAGGTGATGCACTAAGCTGCCCAGCACTCTGCCAGTTCTACCCTCTCTGTGTCCCCTGACCAGGAGAAGGCAGCTGTTGACTCAAGGGAACAAGTTCTCTGGGGCTCAGAGGAGCTGGTAGAGAGGTTAATTGGGGTGTGGGGCCACCTGCTGGTCACCTGGATAAGCATTCAgtgggcacctactgtgtgccacagCCTGAAGGAGCTGTGGGGCAGGGGAGAGACCACAGCACCATAATgaatagctgacatttattgagtgcttactgtgtgccaggactGTACTAAAGCTTTACATGGATCATCTCAGTCCTCACATTCTCATCTTACAAATAGAGAAACTGAGTCCCAAGCTCTTAGCTGCTGCTCTCTGTGCTAGAGGAGGTCAAAGGAAGGAAATGCTATTTTTGGCTAGGGGCAATCACAGAAGACTTCCAAAAGGTGGTGACAATATGAACTCAAAGGGAAAGCCAGATTTGGATAGACAAACATTTAGGGACTTGGCTGGCAGGTACACGGGGAGGCAAGGCATTTTGTGTGAAGAATGGAGAACAAGTCTATTTACTGGGTGAGAGGTGGCCGTGGCACAGGGGTCTCTCATTTCCTTGTCCCACCTCCTGTAGGAAGTCAGAATGGGGTGCTCAGGGATAAGACAATGGGCCCCTGGTAACAGCTCCTCTTTCTTAGAGCCCCCAGGGTTCTCCCATGGGTGGTGCATTTCCCCTCCACATGTGCACCTCTGGCTCCTCTGGAGATAGACCCAGCCAATGTGTGAGACAGTCTATCCATCCCCTCTTACTGCTCTAGCATTTCTGGTTGATTTCAGAGTTGGCTGTTAGAGTTGGGGCCAGATCTTTTCACATTGGACTCCCTGAACTCCCCAGGATTTGGTGAAGGAGTCCTAGGGCCCTCCACTTTTCCTTCCAACACAGCTATTTCATAGATTGGTGTCCTGAGATATAATTTGAACAAGTTTACACGCGTTAAAAAAGTTTATGGAACACTGAACTAGACATTAACAAAACTGATCTCAAATTTTGCAAGTCAGGCATTAagatctccattttacagatgagaaactaagGCTTGGAGTAACTAAGTGGCTTGCCGAGGTTCATGGCTGGTGAGGACAAGAGGCAGGGCTCTGATGTGGCAAAATGGCTACAAGATTGTCCTTTCTCCCATGGTTCCTGCTCTCAGAGAGTCCATACTTCATGGGCACAGGCACCTGCCGGCATTGTCTGGTGGGGCATCGGTGTTGACAAGGGGAGCAGAGATGACTGGGTGGTCATGGCTGTCTTAGGCAGGCTTGTTTTCCCCTTTCTGGAGAGTTCACTCTGGACAGAGACAGTTGGGGCAGAGAGTGGGTGGTGGGACTGAGGCAGCAGGGGAAGCACTGGGAAGCCTGCCTTAGCCTATAAACCCTGCCCCAGTGTAGAGGCTGTGTAGATAAAGCAAATGACACCCCCATTCCCATTCCTGACCTTGATCTGTGTTCACAGCAAGCTAGGGAGTAATCAACCCTCAAACCTGCCAGAGATGCCCCGTGTGGGAATGAGGCAGGCCCCTCAGCCACCTCTTGAAGCAGTGTCCCCGGTGCAGGgactctccccaccccatcctccctTCCAGGTGACAGTACCTTCACTCATGGGTCATGTTTCCCCCACATGAGCTACTAGGGCTGGATGGAGGGTCTCAGGGCCCCCTGAAAAGGCCCAGGGGGGTGAGGGGCTGGGCTCTTAGCTCTGGGCCTGTTTGAGTCATGCCTTGGAGCTCATGTTTTAGCACATAGTGTGTGCCCGACATATCTCATACTTGgctttgtttacttttctgttcTTCTCGTAGCCCTCCCAGGCAGAGATcatgcccattttgcagatgaagtcACGGAAACTTGAATAGTAGCAGAAGAAACTTCCTAGGTTCCTATGAGTGGTGTGTGGCAGGACCAGGGTCTGAAGCTAGGGGCATGGAGCTTCACAATCCCCTTCCTAATGGGAAGGCTATCCCTGCCCAAAGAGTTCCAATGTCATCTGACCCCTTCCCTGATCTGGTCTAGCTGGAGAAGACGTCACAAACCCGTTCCTcctctgccttgacctcctatgCCCCTCGATGCCAGAGGAAGGATTCTTGGGGGTGCCCTTCTATGGCCTCTGGTCCCTGAACTTGGGCAAGGAGTGCCTGGCACCTCTCGGGATGCTTTAAAGTCAGAGTGCTTCCCTGCAGAGGAGACAGATGTTGGGTCTGAGTCACACAGCTTGGGATCCCCTTCTGACTCCACTCTGCGTCCTTGGACAACTcccttaatctctctgagcccaTTTCCTCATTAGAACATATGGATAGCAATGCCTGCCCCCCAGACTGTGAGACCGGGAGAGGTCAGGCACGACAGTTTGCTGCGCTACCAGCATGTCACAGGTCCTGAAAAAATTCACCTCACATGAGACCGCGTGGGGTGGGACAGTGTTTAAGGAAGTATTGAGTCACAGGTTAAAGCCTTCAGAAAGGAGGCTGACTTCCTGGGAGAAGCTGTAGTCAGAGCTCCTGTCTAACTGAGCCGCCCACCTGCCCTTGAGGTCTCGgtcggtctctctctctctctctctctctctctctctctcggttcCTGCCAGGCCAGGCCCTAGTAGGCTGCGCAGTGGGACTGGCCAGGGCTGCTGTGAAATACAGGTGAAGCAGGTGAGGCTCTGCCCAGTGGCATCAGGCAGGTACAGAGAACCCCTCCTTACAAGGTCAGGAAGGGAGCCAGAGACTGTGGGGCATCGTACCAGCTAGTGATGGGATGGACTGGCCCAGCGTGCCTCCTTTGGGCAGGTGTCTCTGTGCTGTTGGCTGAGTCAAGTTAAGCAGACAGGACTCCTTCTACAATGATGGAGCCAACAGCCAAACAGTGGagtgacagagagggacagaaggGTCGGGAGGTGGGGGGTGTCTCTGAGAAGGGGACACTCAGCCAAGGATGAATGACAAGAAGTTGATTATAAGAAAAGAGAGgtcgggcatggtgtctcatgcctgtaatcccagcaccttgggaggctgaggtgggcagatcacccgaggtcaggagttcaagaccaggctggccaacatggtgaaaccctatttctactaaaaatataaaaattagccaggtgtggtggcatgcacctataatcccagctacttgggaggctgaggcaggagaattgcttgaacctgggaggcgaggttgcagtgagccgagatcgtaccactgcaccccagcctggatgaaagggcgagactccgtctcaaaaaaaaaaaaaaaaaaaaaaaaaaaaaagaaaaagaaaagaaaagaagggcatCCCAGGAAGAGAGAATAGCAAGCGCAAAGGCCTTATAGTGGAAACAGCCTTTGGGATTCTGAGGAGCAGAAAAGAGCACAATATAGAGAGCGCTGGTCTCGTCTAGCCTCCTTCAGACAGAAGTGAGCATGTGGGCATTCTTATGGGACCCAAGGAAGTCAAGCTTTTTGGAGGCACCTTTCTCTAGGTTCTGCCACTGACCACCCAGAATAGAATGAGTCCAGGGCTCAGGATGGGTTGGCCAGGTGTGAAGCAGCCCCCACCTGGCCCTTGACTTTACAGATGGAACACCAGCTCCTAAGATGGCTTTGATATCTAATTGCTGGCAATAAATTAAACCCACAAAACTGTGGATGCACGGCTCATTGGGGCTGTTAACATCAGCAAAGCCAGTGGCTGTGCCTGTTTTCACACCAAGATGCAATAAGATACAACTCACCTCTGGAGATGGATTACATGGAGATAGGGCTCTGCCCTTTGGGCCTGGAAGAGAGAGGTGGATTCCTGTTACTGAGCTCCTGTAACTAGGCTTGATCTTATCACAGTTATATGAATGCTTGGGAGGGAGATCCTGGAGTAGAGGTGAGCAGAGATTTTCAGCAATAGTCACACACTCTAATCTCAGCAAGCAAGAGACAAGCCCCTCCTCCCTCTAGCCCATGAGTCAGTGCAGGCTAGGGGCCTGGGCTAGGAGCACTGCCAAGGGATGAGGGGATCCCAAAGTGTTCTTCCTGGGACAGCCATCTTCCTCCTATGGCCACCTTTCCCAGCCTGCCCTGAGAaggttttcttccttctgttgctCTGGAAGTCAGGTGGGTTTCTGAGAGAGTTAGTTCCAGGGAATAAATACTTCccacctgaagctgggagggctgcctggaggaggttAGGATGCCGTGCAAGTGTGAAAGGGGGTTTAGGGAAGGAGCAGACAGCCAGTTTCCACACTCTGGAGAGATGATAGTCAGAGGTCAGCTGAATTGTCCAAGGTTGCCCAGAAGGTTAGTAGCTAGATCTACGAACAAAAGAAGGCTCCCTGGAGATGGTCTGAATCATAGGGGCAGAGGAAAAGGGCATGGGGACTGGAGGGACTTAGAAGAGCTTgcagttggccgggcgtggtggctcaagcctgtaatcccagcactttgggaggccgagatgggtggatcacgaggtcaggagatcgagaccatcctggctaacacggtgaaaccccgtctctactaaaaaaataaaaaaaaaatagccgggtgaggtggcgggggcctatagtcccagctacttcggaggctgaggcaggagaatggcgtaaacctgggaggcggagcttgcagtgagctgagatccggccactgcactccagcctgggcgacagagcgagactccgtctcaaaaaaaaaaaaagagcttgcgGTTCTAGCTTCAGGACTTGTGATGATTCCTCCTTAGAGTATGATTACCCTTAGAAAAAGATGGTATCTCTTGGGCCTCTGCAGTTTCTTGCCTCCATGTTTGTCCTCTTGGACTGGCCAAACCCAGTCCTCCAAGGATGGAAGTGGATCCAGGAAAAATGAAAGTTGACACAGGCATGGTTCAGAAACAGCTTGAGAGCTGGAATGGACAGGCA
This sequence is a window from Macaca fascicularis isolate 582-1 chromosome 2, T2T-MFA8v1.1. Protein-coding genes within it:
- the MAPKAPK3 gene encoding MAP kinase-activated protein kinase 3 isoform X5; the encoded protein is MEGGELFSRIQERGDQAFTEREAAEIMRDIGTAIQFLHSHNIAHRDVKPENLLYTSKEKDAVLKLTDFGFAKETTQNALQTPCYTPYYVAPEVLGPEKYDKSCDMWSLGVIMYILLCGFPPFYSNTGQAISPGMKRRIRLGQYGFPNPEWSEVSEDAKQLIRLLLKTDPTERLTITQFMNHPWINQSMVVPQTPLHTARVLQEDKDHWDEVKEEMTSALATMRVDYDQVKIKDLKTSNNRLLNKRRKKQAGSSSASQGCNNQ
- the MAPKAPK3 gene encoding MAP kinase-activated protein kinase 3 isoform X6, whose translation is MEGGELFSRIQERGDQAFTEREAAEIMRDIGTAIQFLHSHNIAHRDVKPENLLYTSKEKDAVLKLTDFGFAKETTQNALQTPCYTPYYVAKQLIRLLLKTDPTERLTITQFMNHPWINQSMVVPQTPLHTARVLQEDKDHWDEVKEEMTSALATMRVDYDQVKIKDLKTSNNRLLNKRRKKQAGSSSASQGCNNQ